A genomic segment from uncultured Desulfuromonas sp. encodes:
- a CDS encoding NAD-dependent epimerase/dehydratase family protein, with product MSKILVTGADGFIGRGLCILLAQRNFAVKQLVHQKRTPVQDDNCLAMNIGPDSDWTEALADVKTVVHLAGIAHCRAGEEDYRRVNVEGTVHLARQAVLHGVQRMIFVSTIQAADPGTNPYGVSKRVAEQQLQAIAAESDMELVIIRPVLVYGAGVKGNLLSLLHWLQQGRPFPVCRPGVKRSLVSLDNLCDALCCCIESSSCNGQVFTVCDDRCLSLEELVDLMAYYLGKRIVQIPLPRMLLKAAGRCLSLIERAQGNKLEPLFTSFVVDNSEIKRQLHWQPPYSVEQGIEKMVRHVVGMKKSL from the coding sequence ATGAGTAAAATTTTAGTTACTGGGGCCGATGGTTTTATTGGTCGCGGACTCTGCATTTTGTTGGCTCAACGTAACTTTGCGGTGAAACAACTTGTCCATCAGAAGCGAACGCCAGTTCAAGACGACAACTGTCTGGCTATGAATATCGGGCCTGACTCGGATTGGACAGAGGCTCTTGCCGATGTGAAGACGGTTGTTCATCTGGCCGGGATCGCTCATTGTCGTGCCGGTGAAGAGGATTATCGTCGGGTCAATGTTGAAGGCACTGTCCATCTTGCCCGGCAAGCCGTTCTTCATGGCGTCCAGCGGATGATCTTTGTCAGTACGATCCAGGCTGCTGATCCGGGTACAAATCCCTATGGGGTGAGTAAACGTGTTGCTGAGCAGCAGTTGCAGGCGATTGCCGCTGAGAGCGACATGGAATTGGTCATTATACGTCCTGTCCTGGTTTATGGCGCAGGCGTTAAAGGAAATTTGCTTTCATTGTTGCACTGGTTGCAGCAGGGGCGACCTTTTCCAGTTTGTCGTCCTGGTGTTAAACGCAGTCTGGTGTCCCTTGATAACCTCTGTGATGCCTTGTGTTGTTGTATTGAATCTTCGTCATGCAATGGGCAAGTTTTTACCGTCTGTGATGACCGTTGTCTTTCACTGGAAGAGCTTGTCGATCTCATGGCGTACTATCTTGGCAAAAGAATCGTTCAAATTCCTCTGCCGCGCATGCTGTTAAAGGCTGCAGGCCGCTGTCTGAGTTTGATCGAAAGAGCTCAAGGCAATAAACTGGAACCACTCTTTACCTCTTTTGTCGTCGATAACAGTGAAATAAAAAGACAGCTGCACTGGCAACCACCGTATTCTGTCGAACAGGGGATAGAGAAGATGGTCAGACACGTTGTGGGGATGAAGAAATCGTTATGA
- a CDS encoding glycosyltransferase: MRFPHVFVLLAAYQGRRWLNEQIDSILNQCQVNVHLYISIDPGEDNTEQLCREWAAQDARVHVLPLAGSFGCAAKNFYHLLHQVDLSAADYVSFADQDDIWSLDKLSRACEVLQKGYSGYSSNVTAFWPDGRRTLIDKAQPQRDFDYLFEAAGPGCTYVLDQTLAMALQQDIQRHYADVEAIYFHDWLFYAYARAGGYRWFIDSHSGLLYRQHEHNHTGVHQGFGASLKRLQMVMSHKYRAETIRIARLCMRCHPTFAAPFQLEAAACRRFILSRIFACRRSLRDRVALFFLALLRLF, translated from the coding sequence ATGCGCTTTCCACATGTTTTTGTGCTTTTAGCCGCCTATCAAGGTCGTCGCTGGCTGAATGAACAGATTGACTCCATCTTGAATCAATGTCAGGTGAATGTTCATCTGTATATCAGTATTGACCCTGGGGAGGACAATACCGAGCAACTTTGCCGTGAATGGGCAGCACAGGATGCTCGTGTGCACGTTTTACCGTTGGCGGGTTCTTTTGGCTGTGCGGCAAAGAATTTTTATCATCTGCTGCATCAGGTTGATCTGTCAGCTGCGGATTATGTTTCCTTTGCTGATCAGGATGATATCTGGTCTTTAGACAAACTGTCGCGCGCGTGCGAAGTTTTGCAAAAAGGTTATTCCGGTTATTCGAGTAATGTTACGGCATTCTGGCCGGATGGACGCCGTACGCTGATTGATAAAGCCCAGCCGCAGCGTGATTTCGACTATTTATTTGAAGCCGCCGGGCCGGGATGTACCTATGTGTTGGATCAGACACTCGCAATGGCCCTGCAACAAGATATACAGCGGCATTATGCCGATGTTGAGGCGATTTATTTTCATGACTGGTTGTTTTATGCGTATGCTCGTGCAGGTGGTTATCGCTGGTTTATTGATTCCCATAGCGGTTTGCTTTACCGGCAACATGAACACAACCATACCGGAGTTCACCAGGGCTTTGGCGCGTCTTTAAAGCGGCTGCAGATGGTTATGTCACATAAATACAGAGCCGAGACGATACGCATTGCCCGCCTCTGCATGCGTTGTCATCCAACCTTTGCTGCCCCTTTTCAGCTCGAAGCGGCGGCGTGTCGGCGTTTTATTCTCAGCAGAATCTTTGCCTGCCGCCGCTCTCTTCGTGACCGAGTGGCGTTATTTTTCCTGGCCTTGCTGAGGTTGTTTTGA
- a CDS encoding SapC family protein, whose product MPNIQPVTLQKHGQKHLLPLSSWEFAANQHLAGLLVSEFVPAAQFFPIVFAKQAEGEITVCALLGFEPQKNVFVDANKGWRTGYIPAMFRRYPFMLAQEKEQDSKEAIRFVLCIDEESGLVGDSGGTPFFDDNDKLSKPLQNMLTFCGECQKQAVFSKKFCALIEELDLLQPLKIEVKKNNRVINVEGLFHVDEKKLEALDDESFLKVRHSRFLPLIYAHLLSLQNLGTIKQRYRVINTTEANSALPQHFNF is encoded by the coding sequence GTGCCTAATATTCAACCTGTTACGTTGCAGAAACATGGCCAGAAACATTTATTGCCTCTCTCATCCTGGGAATTTGCTGCGAATCAGCATCTTGCCGGGTTGTTAGTATCCGAATTCGTTCCGGCAGCACAGTTTTTTCCGATTGTTTTTGCCAAACAGGCTGAGGGTGAAATCACTGTTTGCGCTTTGTTGGGGTTTGAACCTCAAAAAAATGTTTTTGTTGATGCCAATAAAGGTTGGAGAACCGGTTATATCCCCGCAATGTTCAGGCGTTATCCCTTTATGCTGGCCCAAGAAAAAGAGCAAGATTCTAAGGAGGCCATCCGTTTTGTTCTGTGTATAGATGAAGAGTCAGGGTTGGTTGGTGACAGCGGTGGAACACCCTTTTTTGATGACAATGACAAGCTTTCCAAGCCTTTGCAGAACATGCTGACATTTTGTGGAGAATGTCAGAAACAGGCCGTATTCAGCAAAAAGTTTTGTGCTTTGATCGAAGAGCTGGATCTGTTACAGCCCCTTAAAATTGAAGTGAAAAAGAACAACAGAGTGATCAATGTTGAGGGGTTATTTCATGTCGATGAAAAGAAGCTGGAAGCTCTTGACGATGAATCCTTTTTAAAAGTGCGGCATAGTCGTTTTTTGCCCCTTATTTACGCTCATCTGTTGTCACTCCAGAATCTTGGTACGATTAAACAACGTTATCGTGTCATAAACACAACGGAAGCGAATTCTGCTCTCCCGCAGCATTTCAACTTTTGA